A window of the Electrophorus electricus isolate fEleEle1 chromosome 11, fEleEle1.pri, whole genome shotgun sequence genome harbors these coding sequences:
- the LOC113584232 gene encoding WW domain binding protein 1-like, whose product MGSGETLTFTEVLKSVQVTLATKDTDMGTLTRGVKYQASQHTASSPTYCPGANNRPPYLCETGYCCGESGCCTYYYELWWFWLLWTVLLLFSCCCAYRHRRAKLRLQQQQRQREINLMAYHRACSYPDPTLDLSFLAAFKLPSYEEVAAQPNTPPPPYSADVAQQSGALYARAGPSGMTSSHSSGNCTSCSCDSCSLSSPCSTSFSVQVTDDALTSNATTPSDSGHACRASHFPGPHPSPPPAAEQSAPPQPSPPLSVTPMLLQYPQGAESSLCGESPYSKVAHSPLKHTFFSSSVCVFEAEGREPGTKCSEQCSEEGLSENHFRHRSLTGDSGIEVCRCQVRCEEDDEETGESGKEGGEIPEEVGLVHDSADCSHRALSVQSQLLAGDNSQSQLLAGDNSQSGPTCVKERGGDSIVTVQSS is encoded by the exons ATGGGTTCAGGCGAGACGTTAACGTTCACCGAGGTACTGAAAAGCGTGCAG GTGACTCTAGCTACAAAGGATACAGACATGGGAACTCTGACCAGG GGTGTTAAGTATCAAGCAAGCCAACACACAGCCTCCAGCCCCACATATTGCCCAGGGGCGAACAACAGGCCTCCGTATTTGTGTGAGACGGGTTACTGCTGTGGAGAAAGCGGCTGCTGCACCTACTACTATGAACTCTGGT GGTTCTGGTTGCTGTGGACGGTTCTGCTTCTGTTTAGCTGCTGTTGTGCCTACAGACACAGGCGGGCCAAGCTCCgcctccagcagcagcagcgacAGAGAGAAATCAACCTGATGGCCTATCACAGAGCCTGCAGCTACCCAGACCCCACCCTCGACCTCA GTTTTCTTGCTGCCTTTAAGCTGCCATCCTATGAAGAAGTGGCAGCCCAGCCCAACACTCCTCCCCCACCGTACAGCGCAGACGTGGCCCAGCAGAGCGGCGCTCTTTATGCTCGCGCCGGCCCCAGTGGCATGACCTCCTCGCACAGCTCAGGGAACTGCACCTCCTGCTCGTGTGACTCgtgctccctctcctccccctgtAGCACCTCCTTCTCTGTGCAGGTGACCGACGATGCTCTGACCAGCAATGCCACCACACCCAGTGACTCCGGGCATGCCTGCAGGGCCTCTCATTTTCCAGGGCCAcatccctccccaccccctgctgCAGAGCAGAGCGCCCCCCCGCAGCCTAGTCCGCCTCTTTCTGTGACCCCCATGCTGCTGCAGTACCCACAGGGGGCGGAGTCTAGCCTTTGTGGGGAGAGTCCTTACTCGAAAGTCGCACACTCTCCTCtcaaacatacatttttctcctctagtgtatgtgtatttgagGCTGAAGGAAGGGAACCCGGCACCAAGTGTTCAGAGCAGTGCAGTGAGGAGGGTCTGAGTGAGAACCACTTCCGTCATCGCAGTCTGACGGGCGACTCTGGCATCGAGGTATGTCGGTGCCAGGTTAGGtgtgaggaagatgatgaagagactggagagagtgggaaagagggCGGGGAAATTCCTGAGGAGGTGGGGCTTGTCCATGACAGTGCGGACTGCTCGCACCGAGCGCTGTCTGTTCAGTCACAGCTCCTGGCTGGGGATAACAGCCAATCGCAACTACTGGCTGGGGACAACAGTCAGTCTGGCCCAACCTGTGTCAAAGAAAGAGGCGGGGATTCCATCGTCACTGTGCAATCCTCTTGA